GGCGCGCGGCGGGCCGGGCCTAGCCTGCCTCGGGTCGAGGGGCGGAGTCGCAGTCTGAACCCTGGGGCGGTCTTGGCACCGGGAAACCCAGAGTTCCTTGGGACAGGTACTTAGGAGGCGGGGAGCTGGAGTAGATTCATGAGTGTAGGTCACGCTGATTTAAACTTGTGAGGGGTCTTGGGTTCCATTCTTGACCATGTTCTTTTCCCGAACATACAGTGTGTGGCTATACAGTCTCAATTCAGCTGTGAGTTGCCAGTTGAGTCGAGATTGCAGAGCAACACAAGGGTTAACTTGAAAGGGGGCACCATCTCAGACTGGTCTATGGGACTGTGGCTTTATAAGCCCTTTCCCAGGTAGGAAGTGTAAGAATTCTGCTTAAAAAAATTAACAGCTTCTAAGATTTGTGGTCGTCTCTCACTTTCAGAAAAATGTTCGTTGGTGGTCTGAGCTGGGATACGAGCAAAAAAGATTTAAAGGATTACTTTACTAAGTTTGGAGAGGTTGTTGACTGTACAATAAAAATGGATCCCAACACTGGACGATCAAGAGGGTTTGGGTTTATTCTCTTCAAAGATTCTTCCAGTGTGGAGAAGGTAAGCTGGGTATTTAGCAGCGATCTTTACTAGGATTCTGAATCCTAAGGAACTCATGTACTGCAGTGTTGATGATTGCCAGGAGCGAGCTTAGATGCCTGTTTTTAGGGATAGTACCGATTAAGTGCCTGATTCTGGAGGATTACAATTCATACTATTAAAGGTTTACCGAGAATCCTGCAGAAGGGTAGTGAGCTGGACAGGAGCTACAGCACTGCTTTCAGCCTTCCCCTTACTACCTTTTATGCCTATTCATGGGCTTGATGTGTTAAATGTTTTACTGTGCGGATTAAAAATCTGAGATTGCTATAAGgataggtttttctttcttttttggtccaaTTGAATGGGTATAGCACCCCAATCCAAATTCTCAGAAACAGTGACGGTGGTGCATGCATTTATAGGGTAGAGTGAGGATTTCAGCAGTAGATCTTGTTCTTTGTCACTGCTGCTTTATAGAAAGGAGGTGGATCTTAAGTTGGGGCTATTGTTAAAGAAGAATGCAGAGCATGTCAAAAGACTGAGATATAGGTGTTCAAGTGGTCATCTTTATGGGAGGTTTGGAGAACACTGGGTGGAGAGCTCCATTTGGCTTAGCTccagagagaaataaattaagCCCGTTTGGTGTATACTTTTGTGTTTAGAACCGGACACATTTCTGTTTTACACAGGTCCTAGATCAGAAGGAGCACAGGCTGGATGGTCGTGTCATTGACCCTAAAAAGGCTATGGCTATGAAGAAGGATCCTGTGAAGAAAATCTTTGTGGGAGGTCTAAACCCTGAAGCCACAGAGGAAAAGATCAGAGAATACTTTGGCCAGTTTGGGGAGGTGAGTGTGCCTTGTTTCTTCCTGGTCTTTGTTGGACTTGCCTGGATGCAGTGTTAGTGGGGTATTCTcacttttcagttttcttttcttattatctGTTTTCGGGTACCAGGATTAAACCTGAACTTCGTATGTTTTTACAGATTGAGGCCATTGAACTTCCAATAGATCCCAAGTTGAACAAAAGacggggttttgtttttattacatttaaagaGGAAGACCCTGTGAAGAAAGTTCTGGAGAAAAAATTCCATACTGTCAGTGGAAGCAAGGTAAGCTGTCAAAACTGTCTTTGCTCTTGGAGGTACAGTTTAGGTGAGATCTTTCTAGGTCAGTAAGACCTTATGTTTCTCTATAGCACACAATGCTGATTAGCtggcggggcagtggtggcgcacgcctttaatcccagcacttgggaggcagaggcaggcggatttctgagttcgagtccagcctggtctacagagtgagttccaggacagccagggctacacagagaaaccccgtctcgaaaccCCTCCTGGCTCTTCAGGAGGATCTTGGTCCATTCCAAATACCCACAGTGgttcataaccacc
The nucleotide sequence above comes from Arvicanthis niloticus isolate mArvNil1 chromosome 6, mArvNil1.pat.X, whole genome shotgun sequence. Encoded proteins:
- the Hnrnpab gene encoding heterogeneous nuclear ribonucleoprotein A/B isoform X2, with translation MSDAAEEQPMETTGATENGHEAAPEGEASVEPSAGAAAPAAPAGSGGGTTAAPSGNQNGAEGDQINASKNEEDAGKMFVGGLSWDTSKKDLKDYFTKFGEVVDCTIKMDPNTGRSRGFGFILFKDSSSVEKVLDQKEHRLDGRVIDPKKAMAMKKDPVKKIFVGGLNPEATEEKIREYFGQFGEIEAIELPIDPKLNKRRGFVFITFKEEDPVKKVLEKKFHTVSGSKCEIKVAQPKEVYQQQQYGSGGRGNRNRGNRGSGGGQGSTNYGKSQRRGGHQNNYKPY